The Nitrospirota bacterium genome includes the window TTGAATCTTTTGCAAATTAAAGTTTTTTAACCTACATACGGTAAACTATTACAAAAACTTCGATAAATTAATTATAATAAGTTTTACAGGATAGACAAACAGCACGTATGAGGAGACTTTCATAATGGGATTTAACCCTAAAGATGTTTTCAAAACCACACTGCCTCAGGATGATCCATATGATCTAAATTTTGCATCAGCCAAATCACAGATGAAAGTCCTTGTCATTAACTGCGGCAGCTCGTCGCTTAAATATTCACTGTTTAATATACCTGAGAGCCGTCCACTTTTTGAGGGTTTGATTGAAAAAATAGGCTCAGCTACGCCACTCCATAAAATTACAACAGCCGGAGGGAGCAAAGAGTTACCGTGCGATGTAAAAGATATTGCTGAGGCGTTTCAGAAAATGGAACATGCCCTTATCAGTGATGAGTTCGGCGCTCTGAAATCCTTAAATGAAATACAGGCTGCTGGACACAGAGTGGTTCATGGCGGGGACAGGTTTTCAGCCTCCATTGTTATAGACAAGCAGGTTAAAGATGCCATACGGGACTGCAGTGTGTTTGCCCCGTTACATAATCCTTATAATCTTGCTGGGATAGAGGAGATGGAAAAGCTCCTTCCCGGTGTTCCCGGCGTTGCTGTATTTGACACGGCATTTCACCAAAGTATGGCTGAGCATGTTTACAGGTATGCTCTGCCGTATGCGCTGTGTAATGAAAAACACATAAGGCGATATGGTTTTCACGGTACAAACCATAAGTATGTTTCACTTGCGGCGGCTATGTATTTGAAAAAACCAATAACGGAGTTAAAATTAATAAGCTGCCATCTCGGTAACGGCACCTCTATGTGTGCGATAGACGGCGGACTGAGCGTTGATACAAGCATGGGGCTTACTCCCCTTGAGGGGCTGATAATGGGTACAAGGGGCGGTGATATTGACCCAGGCGTTCTCCTATATCTAATGCGAGAGGGCAGCACTGCCGCAGAAATAGACTCGCTACTTAACAAAGAAAGCGGGCTAAAGGGAATAACCGGTTTAAGCAATGATATGAGAGAGGCGTTGAGTCTTTCAGAGGATGGTAATGAGAGGGCTATGTTAGCAGTCTCCATGTTTGTCTATAGAATAAAAAAATACACTGGGGCGTATATTTCGATTTTGGGCGGTCTTGACGCATTTATCTTTACCGGTGGTATCGGAGAAAACTCAGATGTTATCCGCAGCCGTGTTTGCACTGGGCTGGAACATATAGGGATAC containing:
- a CDS encoding acetate kinase, with translation MKVLVINCGSSSLKYSLFNIPESRPLFEGLIEKIGSATPLHKITTAGGSKELPCDVKDIAEAFQKMEHALISDEFGALKSLNEIQAAGHRVVHGGDRFSASIVIDKQVKDAIRDCSVFAPLHNPYNLAGIEEMEKLLPGVPGVAVFDTAFHQSMAEHVYRYALPYALCNEKHIRRYGFHGTNHKYVSLAAAMYLKKPITELKLISCHLGNGTSMCAIDGGLSVDTSMGLTPLEGLIMGTRGGDIDPGVLLYLMREGSTAAEIDSLLNKESGLKGITGLSNDMREALSLSEDGNERAMLAVSMFVYRIKKYTGAYISILGGLDAFIFTGGIGENSDVIRSRVCTGLEHIGIHLSGARNKEARAVRGNVVDISANGSSPCILIVPADEERMITRETIHALERHQ